The Cohnella abietis genome has a segment encoding these proteins:
- the prfA gene encoding peptide chain release factor 1, which yields MLDRLQILADRYEKLNELLSDPDVVNDSTRLRTYAKEQSGLEDAYRAYEEYKLVLTQLQDAKVMQEDKLDDEMREMVKMEIDELDTRRTELEEEVRFLLLPKDPNDGKNVVVEIRGAAGGEEANLFAAELYRMYAKYADSQGWRTEMLESSVSDLGGFKEVIFTISGQEAFRKMKYESGAHRVQRVPETESGGRIHTSTSTVVVMPEAEELDIVIHDKDIRVDTFCSSGAGGQSVNTTKSAVRVTHVPTGIVATCQDGKSQNDNKDKALQVLRTRIMDVKRQEEEAKYSGERREKVGTGDRSERIRTYNFPQSRVTDHRIGLTLHRLDYVLNGDMEEIVKALSLAEQAEILEREQLK from the coding sequence GTGTTAGACCGTCTGCAAATATTGGCGGATCGATATGAGAAGCTTAACGAATTGCTTAGCGATCCCGATGTGGTTAACGACTCAACGCGACTGCGTACTTATGCCAAGGAGCAATCTGGGCTTGAGGATGCTTATCGCGCTTATGAAGAATACAAGCTAGTGCTTACCCAACTGCAGGATGCTAAAGTGATGCAGGAAGATAAATTGGACGATGAAATGCGCGAGATGGTAAAGATGGAAATCGACGAGCTTGATACTCGTCGGACTGAGCTTGAGGAAGAGGTTCGTTTTCTACTTTTACCGAAGGATCCCAACGATGGTAAAAATGTTGTCGTGGAAATCCGTGGAGCTGCTGGTGGAGAGGAAGCAAATCTCTTTGCAGCGGAGCTCTATCGTATGTATGCCAAGTATGCAGATAGTCAAGGCTGGCGTACCGAGATGCTGGAGTCAAGCGTGAGTGATCTTGGCGGATTTAAAGAGGTTATTTTCACGATTAGTGGTCAGGAAGCTTTCCGCAAGATGAAATATGAGAGCGGAGCACACCGGGTTCAACGGGTTCCTGAGACGGAGTCTGGTGGACGGATCCATACGTCTACTTCCACAGTCGTTGTTATGCCTGAAGCGGAAGAATTGGACATTGTCATTCATGATAAGGACATTCGAGTCGACACCTTCTGCTCAAGCGGAGCTGGAGGTCAGTCGGTTAATACGACTAAATCTGCTGTACGTGTAACCCACGTTCCTACGGGGATCGTAGCGACTTGTCAGGACGGTAAATCCCAGAACGACAACAAAGATAAGGCTCTTCAAGTGCTTCGCACACGGATTATGGACGTTAAACGCCAAGAAGAGGAAGCCAAATATTCGGGAGAGCGTCGGGAGAAGGTCGGTACAGGCGATCGGAGCGAGCGTATTCGGACTTATAACTTCCCACAAAGCCGTGTAACCGATCACCGTATCGGGTTGACACTTCACCGTCTAGATTACGTTCTTAATGGTGATATGGAAGAGATCGTTAAAGCCTTGTCTCTTGCTGAACAAGCGGAGATTCTGGAACGTGAGCAACTGAAGTAA
- a CDS encoding L-threonylcarbamoyladenylate synthase, with protein sequence MKVNTSYWPPEQVQRGIQEAAAVLAAGGVVAFPTETVYGLGGDARNSEAVKQIFAAKGRPSDNPLIVHLAMAEDVLELVERVNEVEKKLMSAFWPGPLTLVLPVREGAVSPIVTAGLNTVAVRVPANEIARQLIEQSGCPLAAPSANRSGRPSPTLARHVKEDLNGLINGVLDGGATGVGLESTVVQVVDNQVHILRPGGVTREQLQLVLGTRVQIFKPTPIEEQTATALSGGEITSQTNSAQPPRSPGVKYAHYAPKGDMLLVTGDPNKVISFIQAKAVDAQRRGYRVAILSCSEHASYYKAEAVFDCGPLAEPDKAAQSLYALLRECDEQELGFIIAEGYIEDGIGAALMNRLRKAAGGHEVVV encoded by the coding sequence ATGAAGGTAAATACGAGCTATTGGCCACCAGAGCAAGTACAAAGAGGAATCCAGGAAGCCGCCGCGGTGCTTGCCGCTGGCGGCGTTGTTGCATTTCCGACAGAGACGGTTTACGGACTTGGTGGAGATGCTAGAAATTCAGAAGCCGTTAAACAGATTTTTGCCGCGAAGGGACGCCCTTCTGATAATCCGCTTATTGTACATTTGGCAATGGCCGAAGATGTGCTTGAGTTAGTAGAGCGGGTAAATGAAGTGGAGAAAAAGCTAATGTCAGCCTTCTGGCCTGGCCCGCTAACTTTAGTGCTTCCAGTGCGAGAAGGAGCCGTCTCCCCAATAGTCACAGCTGGATTGAATACTGTGGCGGTTAGAGTGCCTGCGAACGAAATAGCTAGACAGCTCATTGAGCAATCAGGCTGTCCGTTGGCGGCTCCAAGTGCAAATCGTTCAGGTAGACCTAGTCCAACGCTGGCTAGGCACGTGAAGGAGGATTTAAACGGCCTAATCAATGGAGTGCTCGACGGGGGGGCGACTGGTGTTGGTTTAGAATCTACCGTGGTACAAGTGGTAGATAATCAGGTTCATATCCTAAGACCGGGTGGAGTTACACGGGAGCAATTGCAACTGGTCTTAGGAACAAGGGTTCAAATATTTAAGCCAACGCCAATAGAAGAACAAACAGCCACAGCATTAAGTGGCGGCGAAATTACTTCTCAGACTAACTCTGCCCAACCCCCGCGGTCACCTGGCGTAAAGTACGCTCATTACGCTCCCAAGGGTGACATGCTTCTCGTAACAGGAGATCCCAATAAGGTTATCTCGTTCATTCAGGCTAAGGCTGTAGACGCACAGCGACGAGGATATCGAGTGGCCATTCTGTCCTGCTCAGAGCATGCTTCATATTATAAGGCTGAAGCTGTATTTGATTGCGGTCCTCTCGCCGAACCAGATAAAGCAGCCCAATCCTTATATGCCTTATTGCGCGAATGTGATGAACAAGAGCTAGGATTTATCATCGCAGAAGGCTACATTGAAGATGGTATTGGAGCCGCGCTTATGAATCGGCTTCGAAAAGCGGCAGGTGGACATGAAGTAGTCGTCTAA
- a CDS encoding stage II sporulation protein R translates to MRFSHHSHSFFFRTISQITMMFFALFLGITALIGQFASANTSQLIPDDAIRIRIIGNSDSESDQTFKYNVRDDVAAFIESWGQMPGSHDEARNLIKARLPEIQQLVDKKLRENGISYGGVVELAKVPFPEKMFDSAKYAAGDYEALRITLGEGAGANWWCVLFPPLCLTAATAADDDKASEVQIKSLVKTKDQADAKVEEASSAPSEEPKAKFFLWEIIEKLFAFIMSLF, encoded by the coding sequence ATGCGATTTAGCCATCATTCCCATTCATTCTTTTTTCGTACAATTAGCCAAATCACGATGATGTTTTTTGCACTTTTTTTAGGGATTACCGCATTAATCGGGCAATTTGCATCGGCTAATACTAGTCAACTCATTCCTGATGATGCTATACGTATTCGTATTATCGGCAACTCTGACAGTGAATCAGACCAAACCTTTAAATATAATGTGCGTGACGATGTAGCGGCTTTTATTGAGTCTTGGGGTCAAATGCCTGGCTCACACGATGAAGCCCGCAATTTAATTAAAGCTCGTTTGCCGGAAATACAGCAGCTCGTGGATAAGAAGCTTCGTGAGAACGGAATATCTTACGGCGGAGTAGTAGAGCTAGCGAAGGTTCCTTTTCCTGAAAAAATGTTCGATAGTGCTAAATACGCAGCAGGAGACTATGAGGCGTTACGGATTACACTTGGCGAAGGTGCGGGGGCGAACTGGTGGTGCGTATTGTTTCCACCCTTGTGCTTAACGGCAGCTACCGCGGCGGATGACGACAAGGCATCAGAGGTCCAGATTAAATCTTTAGTAAAAACCAAAGATCAAGCTGATGCAAAAGTGGAAGAGGCTTCATCTGCCCCCAGCGAGGAACCGAAAGCGAAGTTTTTCCTGTGGGAGATCATTGAGAAGCTGTTTGCGTTCATTATGTCCTTATTCTAA
- a CDS encoding manganese efflux pump MntP, which yields MFDVSAAATGQILTIILMAIALGMDAFSLGVGIGLKGVRLLDILKLSSIIALFHVLMPLGGMITGQYVSGLLGGIATSAAGALLLLLGGHMVYSSIRGGAVHSFDHRTIWGMLVFSVSVSIDSFSVGVSLGMFSAHVLLTVLMFGLFGGLMSVLGLMIGRRASRSMGGYGEALGGVILFAFGLLFLV from the coding sequence ATGTTTGACGTGTCCGCGGCGGCAACCGGACAAATACTAACGATAATCTTGATGGCGATTGCTCTGGGTATGGATGCTTTCTCGTTGGGGGTTGGAATCGGCTTGAAGGGCGTTCGACTACTTGATATCCTTAAGCTAAGCTCCATTATCGCCCTTTTCCATGTTCTGATGCCACTTGGTGGAATGATTACTGGGCAATATGTAAGTGGATTACTGGGAGGGATTGCGACCTCTGCGGCAGGTGCGTTACTTTTATTGCTCGGGGGACATATGGTATACAGCTCCATTCGAGGAGGAGCGGTGCATTCCTTTGATCACCGTACGATATGGGGGATGCTCGTCTTTTCCGTTAGCGTGAGCATTGATTCTTTTTCAGTTGGTGTTTCTTTAGGGATGTTTTCCGCACACGTGCTTCTTACGGTTCTGATGTTTGGTTTGTTCGGGGGATTAATGAGTGTGCTCGGTTTGATGATAGGAAGAAGGGCGAGCCGTTCCATGGGAGGATATGGAGAGGCACTTGGCGGTGTCATTTTGTTCGCATTTGGTCTATTATTTCTAGTATGA
- a CDS encoding stalk domain-containing protein translates to MKHKKLLVLVTAVGLLGTSAAVGASGLVSKVNGIFHKEINISVNGKDTSMHPVYIDGKAYLPARDAAAAFGFNLNWSTNGKTIEFTGQGEEKVEYAKMLGVIVDVKPTDDGQYRIEALGKGNTSWIILYADKDTILTNESGEAFAAKDLKAGTRIQAEYGPVVAMSFPGQSHAHKIIVGSESLVKEDVIQSVEKTEDGWQVSFGKDGVATPELILNGGKETSVLSFQGESVKWEDLKAGTKVRAYYGPGTTRSIPPQSPLHYLVVLTDDATSAPLGKLSAEVAQQYRELAWSILPTEQKSHLTTKKDDAQVAIIESNNAAIIAVTDAQKKKLAELKAVNAPLIEIKYNTDQDELIGPLQMAIDPVTKELVGYFIRR, encoded by the coding sequence ATGAAACATAAAAAACTATTGGTCCTTGTAACTGCAGTTGGACTGCTTGGAACGTCAGCGGCGGTCGGGGCAAGCGGATTAGTGAGCAAGGTGAACGGGATATTCCATAAAGAAATAAATATATCCGTCAATGGAAAAGACACGAGCATGCACCCTGTTTATATTGATGGCAAAGCTTACTTGCCTGCGCGTGATGCGGCAGCGGCGTTCGGTTTTAACTTGAATTGGAGTACTAATGGTAAAACAATCGAGTTCACTGGACAAGGTGAGGAGAAGGTGGAATACGCTAAAATGCTGGGAGTCATCGTTGATGTTAAGCCGACAGATGATGGGCAATATCGAATTGAGGCACTTGGCAAAGGAAACACCAGTTGGATAATTCTTTACGCTGATAAGGATACGATATTGACGAATGAAAGCGGTGAAGCCTTTGCTGCTAAGGATTTGAAAGCTGGAACTCGTATTCAAGCAGAGTATGGTCCGGTTGTGGCAATGAGCTTCCCGGGTCAATCGCATGCTCATAAAATCATAGTGGGAAGCGAAAGTCTTGTTAAAGAAGATGTGATTCAATCAGTCGAGAAAACGGAAGACGGCTGGCAGGTAAGCTTCGGGAAGGATGGCGTAGCTACTCCGGAATTAATCTTAAACGGTGGCAAGGAAACTAGTGTATTGTCCTTCCAGGGTGAATCAGTGAAATGGGAGGACCTTAAAGCAGGAACTAAAGTGCGTGCCTATTATGGTCCAGGCACGACAAGGAGTATTCCTCCTCAAAGTCCGCTTCACTACTTAGTCGTTCTGACAGATGATGCTACTTCTGCCCCGCTAGGTAAGCTATCCGCAGAAGTCGCGCAGCAATATCGTGAGCTCGCATGGAGCATTCTTCCGACAGAACAGAAGTCCCATTTGACGACTAAAAAGGACGATGCGCAAGTCGCGATTATTGAATCGAATAATGCAGCTATTATAGCGGTAACCGATGCTCAGAAGAAAAAACTGGCTGAATTAAAAGCGGTTAATGCCCCACTGATTGAAATCAAATACAACACGGATCAAGATGAATTGATTGGACCGTTGCAAATGGCAATTGATCCTGTTACTAAGGAGCTTGTGGGATACTTTATACGTAGGTAA
- a CDS encoding low molecular weight protein arginine phosphatase, with protein MNRVLIVCTGNTCRSPMAEAMLKDLAERSGKPIEIRSAGVATANGLPISSHAAVTLRKRNLALPGASTMLSADEVVWANLILTMTAGHKRAILQRFPEALSKTFTLKEYALRGDPVMDDVAEAEQLYSEWQVRQALGQNLSTEQRARLFELQRNIPDFDIADPFGGPLTLYEQCADEIEDILLTLVDKLDSDFKDR; from the coding sequence ATGAACCGAGTTTTAATTGTATGTACGGGTAATACTTGCCGAAGTCCGATGGCCGAAGCCATGCTTAAGGATTTGGCCGAGCGTAGCGGAAAGCCGATAGAAATTCGTTCTGCTGGTGTTGCTACTGCTAACGGGTTACCAATTTCTTCTCACGCAGCTGTGACACTTAGAAAACGAAACCTTGCTTTGCCTGGAGCATCTACGATGTTGTCGGCAGATGAGGTTGTTTGGGCAAATTTAATATTAACAATGACTGCCGGACATAAACGAGCGATTTTGCAGCGTTTTCCCGAAGCTTTGTCCAAGACCTTTACGCTTAAGGAATATGCTTTGCGGGGAGACCCTGTCATGGATGATGTGGCCGAGGCTGAGCAATTGTACTCAGAGTGGCAGGTTAGACAAGCCTTAGGCCAGAACCTAAGCACGGAACAGCGTGCACGTCTGTTCGAGCTCCAACGCAACATACCCGACTTTGACATCGCGGACCCGTTCGGAGGTCCCTTAACACTATATGAGCAATGCGCAGATGAGATAGAAGATATTTTATTGACATTAGTCGACAAGCTAGACTCAGATTTCAAAGATCGGTGA
- a CDS encoding TIGR01440 family protein: MASNSQFIADQVELLLSELVQTSGLRAGQMIVMGVSTSEVQGHHIGTLGTEIVAEQIHIGVQKAREQFDFQVVWQCCEHLNRALVTERVLAEAQGWTEVSAVPVPKAGGSMASFAYRQMKDPCLVEYVQVHAGMDIGETMIGMHLRPVAVPLRPTIRLIGQARVNMAMTRPRLIGGSRAEYFLPDKQASELLKQSPSNEVMPKICD, encoded by the coding sequence ATGGCTTCAAATTCTCAATTTATAGCCGATCAAGTGGAGCTTTTGCTTTCTGAACTGGTGCAAACGAGTGGATTGCGCGCAGGGCAGATGATCGTGATGGGAGTCAGTACAAGTGAGGTGCAGGGTCATCATATCGGCACTTTGGGCACGGAGATTGTAGCAGAGCAAATTCACATCGGTGTTCAGAAGGCTCGGGAGCAATTTGATTTTCAAGTGGTATGGCAATGCTGCGAGCATTTGAACCGAGCACTTGTAACCGAGCGTGTCCTAGCGGAAGCGCAAGGCTGGACGGAAGTGTCTGCTGTACCTGTTCCCAAGGCTGGTGGTTCGATGGCTTCATTCGCCTATCGGCAGATGAAAGATCCTTGTCTGGTGGAATACGTTCAGGTTCATGCTGGAATGGATATCGGCGAGACAATGATTGGGATGCACCTTCGTCCTGTTGCTGTGCCACTGAGACCAACAATTCGCTTGATTGGTCAGGCGAGAGTGAATATGGCAATGACTCGTCCGAGATTGATTGGTGGGTCACGCGCTGAATATTTCTTGCCAGATAAGCAAGCCAGTGAGCTTTTGAAACAATCACCTAGCAATGAAGTAATGCCGAAAATTTGTGATTAA
- the prmC gene encoding peptide chain release factor N(5)-glutamine methyltransferase: MNIEHEPKPLTLGSAWREGAKRLRQADVEEADADAELLLLYLLGINKTVLLRDLREPFPETKLEEWNSLLQRKRNGEPVQYIIGEQYFYGRAFEVTSSVLIPRPETELLAEAILNIADVLWPASDFNEMNGLTLLDVGTGSGILAITMASERPNWRITASDLSREALAVAGRNAGLNGVEERIEFVQGDLLQPFIARDELDDPKIIDILVSNPPYIPSSDIPHLQREVKDHEPLLALDGGEDGLNPYRIMSGQLRQLPQLPRLVGWEVGAGQAEDVAELLRAVTDWDEIRFIKDYAGIDRHVIAIK; this comes from the coding sequence GTGAACATAGAACATGAGCCTAAGCCTCTAACGTTAGGGAGTGCTTGGCGAGAGGGTGCGAAACGTTTACGCCAAGCCGATGTAGAAGAAGCAGACGCAGATGCGGAGCTTCTTCTTCTTTATTTGCTTGGAATAAATAAAACAGTTTTACTTCGCGATTTACGTGAGCCTTTTCCAGAAACAAAGCTAGAAGAGTGGAATAGCCTGCTCCAACGTAAAAGAAACGGCGAGCCCGTACAGTATATTATCGGAGAGCAATACTTTTATGGCAGGGCGTTCGAGGTTACCTCTTCGGTACTCATTCCTCGTCCGGAAACGGAGCTGTTAGCTGAGGCTATTTTGAACATAGCTGATGTATTATGGCCTGCATCGGATTTTAATGAGATGAATGGTTTGACCTTATTAGATGTCGGTACGGGAAGTGGGATATTGGCCATTACCATGGCATCAGAGCGTCCTAACTGGCGGATTACGGCGTCGGACTTATCGAGAGAGGCTCTAGCAGTTGCTGGTCGTAACGCAGGGCTTAACGGGGTAGAGGAGCGAATTGAATTCGTACAGGGTGATCTGCTACAGCCGTTTATTGCTAGGGATGAATTGGATGATCCGAAAATCATCGATATTTTAGTGTCTAATCCGCCGTATATTCCTTCCTCAGACATTCCTCATTTGCAAAGGGAGGTAAAGGATCATGAGCCTTTGCTTGCGCTGGATGGTGGGGAGGATGGCTTAAATCCGTATCGAATCATGTCCGGACAATTACGACAATTGCCACAGCTTCCTCGGCTAGTCGGATGGGAAGTAGGGGCAGGACAGGCCGAAGATGTTGCTGAGTTACTTCGAGCTGTTACAGACTGGGATGAGATTCGATTCATTAAGGACTATGCTGGAATAGATAGACATGTAATCGCCATAAAATAG
- a CDS encoding serine hydroxymethyltransferase → MENLRKQDPEIVKALNLELQRQRDNIELIASENIVSEAVLEAMGTVLTNKYAEGYPGKRYYGGCEYVDIPEQIARDRAKELFGAEHANVQPHSGAQANLAVYLAVLKPGDTVLGMNLAHGGHLTHGNPANASGLLYNFVAYGVDEKTFTIDYDEVRKAAFKHRPRLIVAGASAYPRTIDFAKLGQIANDVGALFMVDMAHIAGLVAGGEHPSPVPHAHFVTTTTHKTLRGPRGGLILCRQPWAAAIDKAVFPGTQGGPLMHIIAAKAVAFGEALEPSFKDYARNVVVNAKALAEALVAEGLNIVSGGTDNHLMLIDTRSLNITGKVAEHVLDSVAITVNKNAIPFDPTSPFVTSGIRIGTPAVTTRGMGTEDMKTIAKVIALTLKNPEDQATLEKARGLVAELSSRYPLYPTLGY, encoded by the coding sequence TTGGAAAACTTACGTAAGCAGGACCCTGAAATTGTTAAAGCTCTTAACTTGGAATTGCAGCGTCAACGTGACAATATTGAATTGATTGCCTCTGAAAATATCGTAAGTGAAGCGGTTCTGGAAGCGATGGGTACCGTGCTGACAAACAAGTATGCAGAAGGCTATCCAGGCAAGCGTTACTATGGCGGTTGTGAGTATGTAGACATTCCTGAACAAATCGCTCGTGACCGTGCGAAGGAATTGTTTGGTGCAGAGCATGCTAACGTACAGCCTCACTCTGGCGCACAAGCGAATTTGGCTGTTTACTTGGCAGTACTTAAGCCAGGAGATACAGTTCTGGGTATGAATCTTGCTCATGGCGGACATTTAACACATGGTAACCCTGCCAATGCTTCAGGTTTGCTATATAACTTCGTTGCATATGGTGTAGATGAGAAAACTTTCACGATTGACTATGATGAAGTGCGCAAAGCTGCTTTCAAGCACCGTCCTCGTCTTATCGTTGCTGGTGCATCCGCATACCCTCGTACGATTGATTTCGCTAAACTGGGTCAAATCGCTAATGACGTAGGCGCTCTATTCATGGTTGATATGGCTCATATTGCAGGATTGGTTGCTGGTGGTGAGCACCCGAGTCCAGTACCACATGCACATTTTGTTACAACAACGACTCACAAAACCCTTCGTGGACCACGCGGCGGTTTGATCCTTTGTCGCCAGCCTTGGGCGGCTGCAATTGATAAAGCAGTATTCCCAGGTACGCAAGGCGGACCGCTTATGCACATCATCGCTGCTAAAGCAGTAGCTTTCGGCGAAGCTCTTGAGCCGTCCTTTAAAGATTACGCTCGTAACGTTGTTGTTAATGCTAAAGCATTGGCTGAAGCTCTTGTTGCTGAAGGCTTAAACATTGTGTCTGGAGGAACAGACAACCACTTGATGCTGATCGATACTCGCAGCTTGAACATTACTGGTAAAGTGGCTGAGCACGTTCTGGATTCCGTAGCCATCACAGTTAACAAGAACGCAATTCCTTTTGACCCAACTAGTCCGTTCGTTACTAGCGGTATTCGGATTGGTACTCCTGCTGTTACTACTCGCGGTATGGGAACAGAAGATATGAAAACTATTGCTAAAGTTATCGCTCTAACACTGAAAAACCCGGAAGATCAGGCGACGCTTGAGAAAGCGCGTGGACTTGTAGCTGAGCTGTCTAGCAGATATCCACTTTACCCGACATTAGGGTATTAA
- the wecB gene encoding non-hydrolyzing UDP-N-acetylglucosamine 2-epimerase: MTIFGVRPEAIKMAPLILELQKYPEQIEPLVCVTAQHRQMLDQVLEVFAIKPDYDLDIMQASQTLNDISIRVLQGLEPVLREAKPDIVLVHGDTLTTFLASYAAFMQQIKVGHVEAGLRTWNKLSPYPEEMNRQLTGVLADLHFAPTQWSAGNLRKENKSEDQIYITGNTVTDVFQYTVKSDFTHPVLDWAAGKRLILMTAHRRESQGEPHRQIFRAVKRIADEFEDIAIVYPVHPSPAVRGPAQEILGNHPRIKLIDPLDVVELHNFYPHTHLILTDSGGLQEEAPSYGVPVLVLRDTTERPEGIGAGTLELVGTDEEKVYSRAHALLTDPNLYAQMSQAANPYGDGQASKRIVASILHHFLHLKRPEQFSR; this comes from the coding sequence ATGACGATTTTTGGGGTCCGTCCTGAGGCTATCAAGATGGCTCCGCTTATACTGGAGCTTCAGAAGTATCCCGAGCAGATAGAGCCTCTAGTATGCGTGACGGCACAGCACCGCCAGATGCTGGATCAGGTGCTAGAGGTATTCGCTATTAAACCAGATTACGATCTGGATATTATGCAGGCAAGTCAGACTCTGAATGATATTTCTATACGTGTGCTTCAAGGGCTTGAGCCCGTGCTAAGAGAAGCAAAGCCGGACATAGTGCTCGTTCACGGTGATACGCTAACGACTTTCTTAGCTAGCTATGCAGCGTTCATGCAGCAAATTAAGGTAGGCCATGTCGAAGCAGGCTTACGCACATGGAATAAGCTTTCCCCCTACCCCGAGGAAATGAACCGACAGCTGACTGGTGTTTTAGCTGATTTGCATTTCGCTCCTACGCAATGGTCAGCAGGTAATCTACGTAAAGAAAACAAAAGCGAAGATCAGATTTATATTACAGGCAACACCGTTACCGATGTATTTCAATACACAGTAAAATCTGATTTCACACATCCTGTCCTAGATTGGGCAGCGGGTAAGAGACTTATCCTAATGACAGCGCACCGCCGCGAATCGCAAGGTGAACCACATCGTCAGATTTTCCGTGCAGTTAAGCGGATTGCTGACGAATTCGAGGATATTGCAATCGTCTATCCGGTTCATCCAAGCCCGGCAGTACGGGGCCCCGCTCAAGAGATTCTTGGCAACCATCCCCGCATCAAGCTAATTGACCCTCTTGATGTTGTTGAGCTTCATAACTTCTATCCACATACCCACCTCATCTTAACTGATTCTGGTGGTCTGCAGGAAGAAGCCCCGTCCTATGGTGTTCCAGTTCTCGTCCTAAGGGATACGACAGAGCGTCCAGAAGGAATTGGTGCAGGTACGCTTGAGCTAGTTGGAACGGATGAAGAGAAGGTTTATAGCCGGGCACACGCATTGCTTACTGACCCGAATCTCTATGCTCAAATGAGTCAAGCGGCAAATCCATATGGAGATGGACAAGCTTCTAAGAGGATTGTTGCCTCCATTCTTCATCATTTTCTTCATTTGAAGCGGCCTGAACAATTCTCTCGCTAA
- the upp gene encoding uracil phosphoribosyltransferase codes for MGQLVICDHPLIQHKVTFIRDKMTNTKQFRELVDEVSMLMAYEITRDVQLSPVRVDTPVQTTEGKVIAGRMLGLIPILRAGLGMVDGVLRIIPSAKVGHIGLYRDHETLQPVEYYCSLPSDVTERELIVIDPMLATGGSANAALDMLKKRGCRPTKLMCLIAAPEGVKAVQEQHPEIDIYLAALDERLNEHGYIVPGLGDAGDRLYGTK; via the coding sequence ATGGGGCAACTCGTCATTTGCGATCATCCGCTGATTCAACACAAAGTAACTTTTATTCGTGACAAAATGACCAATACAAAACAATTTCGCGAGCTAGTCGATGAAGTGTCCATGCTTATGGCTTACGAAATTACGAGGGATGTTCAGCTTTCACCTGTGCGGGTGGATACGCCAGTACAGACAACGGAAGGTAAGGTAATTGCCGGAAGAATGCTGGGGCTGATTCCTATTCTTAGAGCTGGGCTCGGAATGGTTGACGGAGTACTGAGAATTATTCCTTCCGCTAAGGTTGGGCACATTGGGTTGTATAGAGATCATGAAACCTTACAGCCAGTCGAGTACTATTGCAGTCTTCCATCGGACGTTACAGAGAGGGAACTGATCGTCATTGATCCTATGCTCGCAACTGGGGGGTCGGCGAATGCGGCACTTGATATGCTGAAAAAGAGAGGCTGTCGACCAACGAAGCTGATGTGCCTGATTGCTGCGCCAGAAGGGGTTAAGGCAGTACAGGAGCAGCATCCGGAAATTGATATTTACTTGGCAGCTTTAGACGAGAGATTAAATGAGCATGGCTATATCGTGCCAGGTCTTGGAGACGCAGGCGATCGGCTATATGGAACGAAGTAG